The window TAACACACTTTGCGAATAATATCAATACCCTATTGATACAAAGTGCAAGACTTTAGAGACAAATAACGCTTGACATTTTTTCAAACCATGTTCTACACTATTGTAAACGAAATGTGTGCTGGAGTCAATACATGCTCAAGGTAAATCTAAAGAGGGATGCCTTTGAAATCGCCATCACCCGGCGCAATCTCTCCCAGAAGAGGCTGGCGGAGAAACTGAACATATCGAGAAGCTACCTCTCCGAAATCGTCACCGGCAAGAGACCGGCTTCCGCCTTCATGCGCCAGCGACTGCTTGATTTCTTCAGGGATTACACCTTCGACGACCTGTTTATCATCGAGGAGAACAACAATGGCGACCGAGGCTGATCGGGAAGATTTCAGGAACGGCTTGCGTATACTGGCGCGGATGATTGTCCGGGCGCATTTGAGAGATATGGCAGTGTCAAGAGAAAACGAAGAGGAGGTTTGCGATGCCAATCAAAGGTGTGAGCGAGGTTGTGAGGCTCCCCCGCTTGGGGAAGATAAGGCTGGGGATAAAGAGGGAGACGGATGACGGGATACCCTACCCTTCCCCGACAGACCATTTCGTCTGTCCCGATGAGGTGAAGAAAGTCTTCGGCGAGAAGCCAAAGAAGCTCCGCATCATGTTCCCTACCGAAGATGAGACCCAGTGGGCCAGCCAGTACTTTCGGTGTTACTCGGAAAGCGGGAGTCTCATCTGTCGCGGGGACGGCGAGACGGCGCTGGCCAGGGTGGAAACAATCGGGCGGGAAAGAAGCTCAAAAGAGAAAATAATCACCAAGATGCTGGAGATGCCGTGCAATCCCGACAGGTGTCCCTGTTATCAGAAAAGCTATTGCCGCCGGGTAATGAACCTTCAGTTCCTGTTACCCGACTGCCCCGGCTTCGGGGTCTACCAGATGGATACCACCTCTTTCTATTCCATCGTCAACATCAATTCCAGCCTTGAGCTTATCCGGGGCACCTGCGGTCGGCTGTCCATGCTTCCTTTGACTCTCAAGCTGGTCGAACAGGAGGTCCAGCCGGAAGGCAGGAAGAAGACAGTGCGTGTGCTGAGTCTGACGGCTACCGGCTCGCTTGCCGAAATCCAGAAGTATGCCCGGGTACCGCCGGGGCAGGTGCTGCTCCTACCGCCGCCGGACAGCGAAGTTCCTGACGACCTGTTCTCCGAGGAGATTTTCAAGCCCGCAGAACCCGTAAGGACTCTCAATCGCGTGGATAAAGCTCTAATCGAGCTGTGGGACAGAGTGAAAAGCAGGGTATGGCGCCTGGACATACGGGACTCTCAAATTGCCGACTGGTTCCGCAGAAACTACCGGCTGGACGTCCGTTTAAGCGACTTCGACTTTGTTGAGCCGCCGGACCAGATTACCGCTGAATCTCTCGAGCATTTCCTGAAGACGCTGGAACGCCACGCCGACCAGGCCTGACAGGCTGAGTACATCCCGAGATAAGGAACGCTATGGCTGAATCCGTCTTTTCAGAAACCATACCGGAGCTCATGACCGACCACCTCCGCCATCTGCAGGAGGGAAGCGGCCTCGGTGCTGACGTGATCAAGGAGAGAGGCTACCGCAGCCTGCTGGGGAAGTCTGAGCTCGAGAAGCTGGGTTTCACCAGGACACAGCGGCGCACGCCCGGTATTCTCATCCCCCTGTGGGGAGTCGACGGCAAGGAAGCGGGCTACCAGTACCGCCCTGACGGCCCGCGCCTCGATACCCGGGGCAGGCCGGTGAAATACGAATCGCCTGCCGGTGGTAGCAACCGGCTGGACTGCCCGCCAAGATGCCAGAAGATGCTGGGAGATCCAAAGATACCGCTCTGGATTACCGAGGGCTCCAAGAAGGCCGATGCCCTTGCCTCTAAAGGGGCGTGCGCTATCTCCGTCACCGGCGTCTGGGGCTTTAAGGGCAAGAACCAGTTCGGCGGCATCACCTTTCTCACGGACTGGGACTATATCGCCCTCAAAGGCCGTACGGTTTATCTCGCCTTCGACTCCGATATCGTCACCAAGGAGATGGTCAGAAAAGCCCTGGAGCACATCGGCGAGCATCTCAGGCGGAAAGAGGCGAAGGTTCATGTTATTCAGCTTCCCCAGGCGGGAGAGAAGATGGTTGGTATTGATGATTATGTCCTGGAGCACTCTCTTGAGGAAGCACAAAAGCTGGTTACAGACTTCAAGCTGGAAGAGACCGAAGATAAAAACCGTT of the Dehalococcoidales bacterium genome contains:
- a CDS encoding DUF3854 domain-containing protein — its product is MAESVFSETIPELMTDHLRHLQEGSGLGADVIKERGYRSLLGKSELEKLGFTRTQRRTPGILIPLWGVDGKEAGYQYRPDGPRLDTRGRPVKYESPAGGSNRLDCPPRCQKMLGDPKIPLWITEGSKKADALASKGACAISVTGVWGFKGKNQFGGITFLTDWDYIALKGRTVYLAFDSDIVTKEMVRKALEHIGEHLRRKEAKVHVIQLPQAGEKMVGIDDYVLEHSLEEAQKLVTDFKLEETEDKNR
- a CDS encoding helix-turn-helix transcriptional regulator → MLKVNLKRDAFEIAITRRNLSQKRLAEKLNISRSYLSEIVTGKRPASAFMRQRLLDFFRDYTFDDLFIIEENNNGDRG